In Planifilum fulgidum, one genomic interval encodes:
- the coaBC gene encoding bifunctional phosphopantothenoylcysteine decarboxylase/phosphopantothenate--cysteine ligase CoaBC: MRGKRIVVGVTGGIATFKAAALVSRLSQMGADVRVIMTESATRFVTPLTFQTLSRNRVAVDTFDEQDPSVVAHIDLADHADLFVIAPATANILAKMAHGLGDEMLSTTLLATRAPILVAPAMNVHMYQNPVVQKNLQTLKERGVYVIAPGEGMLACGYEGKGRMAEPEEIIARIEEILGASLPDWRDKRVLVTAGPTREPLDPVRFFTNRSSGKMGYAIAEAASRTGAEVVLISGPTSLAPPPGVRRISVVRAEEMLKAVLEELPRADIIIKAAAVADYRPVTVSDRKMKKRDETIEIRMERTPDIALEVGKRKGNRFLVGFAAETDHVEENAREKLRRKGMDLIVANDVTAEGAGFEVDTNIAAVYDQKGLVARWPRMSKERMAERLIALIGERLNDR, encoded by the coding sequence ATGCGAGGAAAACGGATCGTAGTCGGGGTGACCGGCGGCATTGCCACCTTCAAGGCGGCCGCCCTGGTCAGCCGCCTGTCGCAGATGGGAGCGGATGTCCGGGTGATCATGACCGAATCGGCGACGCGGTTCGTCACTCCGCTCACCTTTCAAACCCTTTCACGCAACCGCGTGGCGGTGGACACCTTTGACGAACAGGATCCCTCGGTGGTGGCCCACATCGATTTGGCGGACCACGCGGATCTGTTCGTCATCGCTCCGGCGACGGCCAACATCCTGGCCAAGATGGCTCACGGTCTGGGGGATGAAATGTTGTCGACCACGTTGCTTGCCACCCGGGCCCCCATCCTGGTCGCACCGGCGATGAATGTGCACATGTATCAAAATCCGGTGGTGCAGAAGAACCTGCAAACGTTGAAAGAGCGCGGGGTTTACGTGATCGCCCCCGGCGAAGGGATGCTGGCCTGCGGTTACGAGGGAAAGGGGCGCATGGCCGAACCGGAGGAAATCATCGCCCGGATCGAGGAGATTTTGGGCGCCTCCCTGCCGGATTGGCGGGACAAGCGGGTGTTGGTGACGGCGGGACCCACCCGGGAGCCCTTGGATCCCGTCCGGTTTTTCACCAACCGATCCTCGGGGAAGATGGGATACGCCATCGCGGAGGCGGCTTCCCGCACGGGGGCGGAGGTGGTCCTGATCAGCGGTCCGACGTCCCTTGCGCCGCCTCCGGGCGTCCGGCGGATCAGCGTCGTTCGGGCGGAGGAGATGCTTAAGGCGGTGCTGGAAGAGCTGCCCCGGGCGGACATCATCATCAAAGCCGCGGCGGTGGCCGATTACCGGCCCGTAACGGTGAGCGACCGGAAAATGAAGAAACGGGATGAAACGATCGAGATCCGCATGGAACGGACGCCGGACATCGCCCTGGAGGTCGGAAAGCGCAAGGGAAACCGCTTTTTGGTCGGTTTCGCCGCCGAGACCGACCATGTGGAGGAGAACGCCCGGGAAAAGCTCCGGCGCAAGGGGATGGATCTGATCGTGGCCAACGATGTGACGGCCGAAGGCGCCGGATTTGAAGTGGACACCAACATTGCCGCCGTGTACGATCAGAAGGGGCTGGTGGCCCGGTGGCCGCGGATGTCCAAGGAACGGATGGCGGAACGCTTGATCGCCCTGATCGGGGAGAGGCTGAATGACCGCTGA
- the fmt gene encoding methionyl-tRNA formyltransferase: MGTPDFSVPSLKALIDHGYRVVGVVTQPDRPRGRKRELTPPPVKRAAEARGIPVFQPEKLRDPEAIAAVLAMDPDLVVTAAYGQIVPREILDRPRHGCINVHASLLPKYRGGAPIHRAVIDGEKETGITIMKMVPALDAGDILAQRAIPIGERDDAGSLHDKLSRLGAELLIETLPALLSGRIQPVPQDERLATYAPNLRREDEWIDWSRPARRIYDHVRGLHPWPVASTTWRGTPLKIWWVEWSDAACDQPPGTVIAAGREGIEVAAGEGTVRITRLQPAGKRPMEAEEFLRGRRMSIGERLGQR, translated from the coding sequence ATGGGAACGCCGGATTTCTCGGTTCCCTCCCTTAAGGCCCTGATCGATCACGGATACCGGGTGGTCGGGGTGGTGACGCAGCCGGATCGCCCCCGGGGACGGAAGCGGGAGCTCACGCCGCCTCCCGTCAAGCGGGCCGCTGAGGCGCGGGGCATTCCCGTGTTTCAGCCGGAGAAGTTGCGCGACCCGGAGGCGATTGCTGCCGTTCTCGCCATGGATCCGGATTTGGTGGTGACGGCCGCCTACGGTCAAATCGTCCCCCGGGAGATTCTGGATCGCCCGCGCCACGGCTGCATCAACGTGCACGCGTCCCTGCTTCCCAAATACCGCGGGGGAGCGCCGATTCACCGGGCGGTGATCGACGGGGAGAAAGAGACGGGGATCACCATCATGAAAATGGTGCCCGCCCTGGATGCCGGAGACATCTTGGCGCAGAGGGCGATTCCCATCGGTGAACGGGATGACGCGGGAAGTCTCCACGACAAGCTGAGCCGCTTGGGGGCGGAACTGCTCATCGAGACCCTTCCGGCCCTCCTGTCCGGACGAATTCAACCGGTTCCCCAGGATGAGCGCCTGGCCACCTACGCTCCCAATCTTCGGCGGGAGGATGAATGGATCGACTGGAGCCGGCCGGCCCGAAGGATTTACGATCACGTGCGGGGGCTTCATCCGTGGCCGGTGGCCAGCACCACCTGGCGGGGGACGCCCCTCAAAATCTGGTGGGTGGAATGGTCGGACGCCGCCTGCGACCAGCCGCCGGGCACGGTGATCGCCGCCGGCCGGGAAGGCATCGAGGTGGCCGCGGGAGAGGGGACCGTCCGCATCACCCGACTGCAGCCTGCCGGGAAAAGGCCGATGGAAGCGGAAGAGTTTCTCCGCGGTCGGCGCATGTCCATAGGGGAACGGTTGGGTCAGCGATGA
- the def gene encoding peptide deformylase produces MAIRRIVKYPDPILREKAQPVKKFHARLHKLLDDMAETMYDAKGVGLAAPQVGILKRVIVVDPGDGLIEVVNPELFDLEGEQLAPPEGCLSIPGLLGEVRRANRLKVKGQNRYGEPFEMEAEGYLARIFQHEVDHLNGILFIDRAERVFRPEEEEDGAEEDSLP; encoded by the coding sequence ATGGCCATACGAAGGATTGTCAAATATCCGGACCCGATTTTGCGGGAAAAGGCGCAGCCGGTGAAAAAATTTCACGCCCGCCTCCACAAACTGCTGGACGACATGGCGGAAACGATGTATGACGCCAAGGGAGTGGGTTTGGCCGCTCCCCAGGTGGGCATTTTAAAGAGGGTGATCGTCGTCGATCCCGGCGACGGCCTGATCGAAGTGGTCAATCCCGAGCTGTTCGATCTGGAAGGGGAGCAGCTGGCTCCACCGGAAGGGTGCCTCAGCATTCCCGGTTTGCTGGGAGAGGTTCGGCGGGCGAATCGGTTGAAGGTAAAAGGGCAAAACCGTTACGGCGAACCCTTTGAGATGGAGGCTGAAGGTTATCTGGCCCGGATCTTCCAGCACGAGGTGGACCACCTGAACGGGATCTTGTTCATCGATCGGGCGGAAAGGGTGTTTCGTCCGGAAGAGGAAGAGGACGGGGCGGAGGAGGATTCGTTGCCGTGA
- the rpoZ gene encoding DNA-directed RNA polymerase subunit omega, with protein sequence MLEPSIDKLVEKVDSKYSLVVVAAKRARQLLDGEKPRINPRSNKYVGIALEEIAADALELPESIRPEKK encoded by the coding sequence GTGCTGGAGCCGTCGATCGACAAACTGGTGGAGAAGGTGGACAGCAAATATTCCTTGGTCGTTGTGGCCGCAAAACGGGCTCGTCAGTTGCTGGATGGGGAGAAGCCGAGAATCAATCCCCGTTCCAACAAATACGTCGGAATCGCGCTGGAGGAGATCGCGGCCGACGCGCTGGAGCTGCCCGAGTCAATCCGGCCGGAGAAAAAATGA
- the priA gene encoding primosomal protein N', which translates to MTAEKSIAAVVVDVVARGTDRPFDYHVPETLRDVIEVGSRVRVSFGHRKVMGYVVRLSGEASYGRLKPILDVMDLVPPLTPELVDLGLWMAETCFCHPITALNAMVPAVLKGRYRRVVRIHPRFAPGTVLAPEEEALIERLRREGERPLETVLAWPGVSRSLIRQLVRERRLLVEERVGDRVTRRRTRWVKPAVSGQALRRALDALPPRALRQREILSHFLDRPEAVPLSRLLASLKAGRSSVDSLVEKGLLQLEEREELRDPFAGRSFEPTSPLPLTPEQERAFRAIVGPLREGRHHRILLHGVTGSGKTEVYLQAIDETLKQGRQAIVLVPEISLTPQMVARFKGRFGPRVAVLHSGLSGGERFDEWRKIRSGEVQVAIGARSAIFAPFSNLGLIVIDEEHESSYKQEEQPKYHAREVAFRRGMAHRAVVVLGTATPAVETIHRAGRGELERVVLSRRVQGRPLPRVDVVDMREELREGNRSIFSRMLQEALEQCVSRGEQAVLFLNRRGFSTFVLCRSCGKVMECPHCDISLTFHRTNRTLRCHYCGYAEPVPETCPACGSSHIRYFGTGTQRVEEEIARLFPGMRVIRMDVDTTNRKGAHEELLGRFGAGEADVLLGTQMIAKGLDFPRVTLVGVIAADIMLHLPDFRAAERTFQLLTQVSGRAGRHDLSGRVVIQTYSPKHYSIDLAARTDTEAFYRKELLSRKQHRYPPFCRLFTLLFSHPDRQAVMQAAFEAARLLKQALSGKAEVLGPVPATIPRMKDRYRLQVFIKYTDEDVAKAVGKVLRYLEERAEDPELLVSVDRDG; encoded by the coding sequence ATGACCGCTGAAAAGTCGATCGCCGCCGTGGTCGTGGATGTCGTCGCCCGGGGAACGGATCGCCCCTTCGATTACCATGTTCCGGAAACCCTTCGGGATGTGATCGAGGTGGGGAGCCGGGTCCGGGTGTCCTTTGGCCACCGGAAAGTGATGGGGTATGTGGTTCGGCTGTCGGGAGAGGCTTCCTACGGCCGGCTGAAGCCGATCCTGGACGTGATGGATCTGGTTCCCCCTCTGACGCCGGAGCTGGTGGATCTGGGCCTGTGGATGGCGGAGACCTGTTTTTGTCATCCCATCACCGCGTTAAACGCCATGGTCCCGGCGGTGTTGAAGGGGCGTTACCGCCGCGTGGTCCGGATACACCCCCGGTTTGCCCCGGGCACCGTGCTCGCTCCGGAAGAGGAAGCCCTGATTGAGCGGCTGCGCCGGGAAGGGGAACGTCCCCTCGAGACGGTTCTCGCCTGGCCCGGCGTGAGCCGGTCCCTCATCCGTCAATTGGTGAGGGAGCGGCGGCTGTTGGTGGAAGAGCGGGTGGGGGACCGGGTGACGCGACGGCGGACGCGCTGGGTGAAACCGGCGGTTTCCGGGCAGGCGCTCCGGCGCGCCCTCGACGCTCTCCCGCCCCGGGCCCTGCGCCAGCGGGAGATCTTGAGCCATTTTCTCGACCGTCCCGAAGCGGTTCCCCTTTCGAGGCTGCTCGCTTCCCTGAAGGCGGGACGATCCTCCGTGGACAGCCTGGTGGAAAAGGGGCTGCTCCAACTGGAGGAGCGCGAGGAATTGCGGGACCCCTTTGCGGGACGGTCCTTCGAGCCGACCTCCCCGCTCCCCCTCACGCCGGAACAGGAAAGGGCCTTTCGGGCCATCGTCGGTCCCCTGCGGGAGGGCCGGCATCATCGCATCCTGCTGCACGGCGTGACGGGGAGCGGCAAGACGGAGGTTTACCTGCAGGCGATCGATGAGACCCTGAAACAGGGGCGGCAGGCGATCGTCCTGGTTCCGGAAATCTCCCTCACTCCCCAGATGGTCGCCCGGTTCAAGGGGCGTTTCGGCCCCCGGGTGGCGGTGCTGCACAGCGGGCTGTCCGGCGGCGAACGGTTTGATGAATGGCGCAAGATCCGCTCCGGTGAAGTGCAGGTGGCCATCGGCGCCCGCTCAGCGATCTTTGCCCCCTTTTCCAATCTGGGGCTGATCGTCATCGATGAGGAGCACGAGTCCTCCTACAAACAGGAGGAACAGCCCAAGTATCACGCCCGGGAAGTGGCCTTCCGGAGGGGGATGGCGCACCGCGCCGTCGTCGTGTTGGGAACGGCCACCCCGGCGGTGGAGACCATTCACCGCGCCGGACGGGGGGAACTGGAACGGGTGGTTCTCTCCCGGCGGGTGCAAGGGCGTCCCCTTCCCCGGGTCGACGTGGTGGATATGCGCGAAGAGCTCCGGGAGGGGAACCGTTCGATCTTCAGCCGGATGCTGCAGGAGGCATTGGAACAGTGTGTTTCCCGGGGGGAACAGGCGGTGCTGTTCCTCAACCGGAGAGGTTTTTCCACCTTTGTCCTCTGCCGGTCCTGCGGAAAGGTGATGGAGTGTCCCCACTGCGACATCTCCCTCACCTTTCACCGGACGAACCGGACGCTCCGGTGTCACTACTGCGGATACGCGGAGCCGGTGCCCGAAACCTGTCCCGCCTGCGGCAGCAGCCATATCCGGTATTTCGGAACGGGGACGCAGCGGGTGGAGGAGGAAATCGCCCGCCTTTTTCCGGGCATGCGGGTGATTCGCATGGATGTGGACACCACCAACCGGAAAGGGGCCCACGAGGAGTTGCTCGGCCGTTTTGGGGCGGGGGAAGCCGATGTCCTGCTCGGCACGCAGATGATCGCCAAGGGGTTGGATTTTCCCCGGGTGACGCTGGTCGGGGTGATCGCCGCCGACATCATGCTCCATCTTCCCGATTTCCGCGCGGCGGAGCGCACGTTTCAGCTGTTGACCCAGGTGAGCGGCCGGGCGGGACGGCACGATCTTTCCGGGCGGGTGGTGATTCAAACCTACAGCCCGAAGCACTATTCCATCGATCTGGCGGCCCGGACCGACACGGAAGCCTTCTACCGCAAGGAACTCCTCAGCCGGAAGCAGCACCGGTACCCTCCCTTTTGCCGTCTCTTCACCCTTTTGTTCAGCCATCCGGACCGGCAGGCGGTGATGCAGGCCGCCTTCGAGGCGGCCCGGCTCCTGAAACAGGCCCTTTCGGGGAAGGCGGAGGTGCTGGGTCCCGTTCCGGCGACCATTCCGCGGATGAAGGATCGGTATCGGCTGCAGGTTTTCATAAAATATACGGATGAAGACGTGGCGAAGGCGGTGGGAAAGGTCCTTCGATACCTGGAGGAGCGGGCGGAGGATCCGGAACTCCTCGTCAGCGTGGACCGTGACGGGTGA